GGTTTGAAAAAGTTGTAAAAAACCTCTTACGGTGGTTAATGGATTGCGGATTTCATGACCAATACCAGCAGCCACTTGTCCAACCAGGTTCAACCTGTCCAGTTTTTTGATTTCCTTTTCCATTTGCTTTGACTCTGTTATATCTCTAAGGGATATCAGTACACAGGAAACTCCGGTTACATCTACCACTACACCAGAACCCTGTAGCACCTTTTCCTCCCCTGAATTTGTACGTAGTATAACTTCTTTATCAGTATAATGACCTTCATTACCCAGTAGCGTTAAAAGTTCCTGTTGCAATTGTGGGTTCACCCAAAGATTAAAATCCAGAGGTGTATATCCAATGACTTCTTCTCTTCCGTAACCAAAAATCTTTTCAAAACTATCGTTAACATCGATAAACCTAAAATCATCCAGTCTATTAATGGTCTGAATGTTTGGATTGGCATGAAATACTCTGGCAAAACGCTGCTCCGATTGCTTTAATGACAACTGAGACTTTGTTAACTCTTTATTTTTACGAAAAAGAAAAACTGTTAAGAAAAATCCCGCAACACTGGTAAGCAATCCCACCCACACTAGGCCTTTGTTTATTTCATAGAAATTAGAATACTGCGTATGAACGGTTTGGTCGTTGGAGAAGATGTTTCCTTGATTTACTACAGGAGAGCCTGGTTGATCCTTTCCATTTACCTCTGCATAGCATATATGTGCGTAATATAAAATACTAAAGAGTAATAAATTGCAGAGGAATAAAACAAATATTGTTTTGTTTTTTATAATTGGACAACACAACATTGTCATCATCCTTTTTAAAAAACTTGGCTGGTGTCAAACCTATGGGGTACCAGACTTTTAGGTTCTAGGTGACGTCCTTAATAGCCCTATGCATGTTGGATATTTTCTCTTCCTATATGCCAAAAGGGTTCATACTTTTATACGTCTTATTTGTAAAATTGGATAAATGGT
This genomic interval from Desulforamulus reducens MI-1 contains the following:
- a CDS encoding two-component system sensor histidine kinase NtrB; the protein is MLCCPIIKNKTIFVLFLCNLLLFSILYYAHICYAEVNGKDQPGSPVVNQGNIFSNDQTVHTQYSNFYEINKGLVWVGLLTSVAGFFLTVFLFRKNKELTKSQLSLKQSEQRFARVFHANPNIQTINRLDDFRFIDVNDSFEKIFGYGREEVIGYTPLDFNLWVNPQLQQELLTLLGNEGHYTDKEVILRTNSGEEKVLQGSGVVVDVTGVSCVLISLRDITESKQMEKEIKKLDRLNLVGQVAAGIGHEIRNPLTTVRGFLQLFQTKKESCDIYKEQFMLMIEELDRANSIITEFLTLARNKPERVEMKNLNSIVTKILPLLQAQALKEEKYVYAVLDKVPDLLLDENEIRQIILNLIRNGLDAMSRGGNITIRTYIQEPHTILSIRDEGEGIKPEVLEKIGTPFYTTKDSGTGLGLAICYGIAERHNASVDVKTGPNGTIFLIKFPFDNQNQLCNTKVS